The proteins below are encoded in one region of Microbispora sp. NBC_01189:
- a CDS encoding group I truncated hemoglobin, with the protein MPSIFDQIGGSAAVSAVVDEFYTRVVADPMLRGYFADVDMDKLKAHQRSFVAAALGGPQEYRGKSMDVAHAGLGITAEEFDQVVVHLAGALESCGVDGETIGAIAGALAPLKDQVVRSQAVS; encoded by the coding sequence ATGCCGTCCATCTTCGATCAGATCGGCGGATCGGCCGCGGTATCGGCCGTGGTCGACGAGTTCTACACGCGGGTCGTCGCCGATCCGATGCTGCGGGGGTACTTCGCGGACGTCGACATGGACAAGCTGAAGGCGCACCAGCGCAGCTTCGTCGCCGCGGCGCTCGGCGGCCCGCAGGAGTACCGGGGCAAGTCGATGGACGTGGCGCACGCCGGGCTCGGCATCACCGCCGAGGAGTTCGACCAGGTGGTCGTCCACCTGGCCGGCGCGCTGGAGTCGTGCGGGGTGGACGGCGAGACGATCGGCGCCATCGCCGGCGCCCTCGCCCCGCTGAAGGACCAGGTCGTGCGGAGCCAGGCCGTCTCCTGA
- a CDS encoding AMIN-like domain-containing (lipo)protein: protein MFLPPMRSLAASAASLVSAATLVVVPAVPVAAAPDAAASVSAMRAAAPVATLVGVRASHHPGLDRVVFEFRGPLPARRSAGYVSRLIADGSGDTIPVAGDAILGLRFERAAGHDGSGASIGPARETFALPGVVQVVRAGDFEAVLTFGIGLARKAPYRVYTLTRPSRVVVDIGTPRRTVPVGVHLLDSRRYDAGREPYTRVVRRPVAPPATARGALQRLFAGPTRAEYAAGLRFVASGATGFRSVVVRGGVAHVRLTGAVGSGGSAFTVADEIMPTLKRLPGIHWVKIYDASGRTQHPAGRSDSVPESLEP, encoded by the coding sequence ATGTTTCTGCCCCCCATGCGCTCGCTCGCGGCGTCGGCCGCGTCGCTGGTGAGCGCGGCGACCCTGGTGGTCGTACCGGCGGTCCCGGTGGCCGCCGCCCCCGACGCCGCGGCTTCGGTCTCCGCGATGCGGGCGGCCGCGCCCGTGGCGACCCTGGTCGGCGTGCGCGCCTCGCACCACCCCGGCCTGGACCGGGTCGTCTTCGAGTTCCGCGGCCCGCTCCCGGCGCGGCGCAGCGCCGGCTACGTGTCCCGGCTGATCGCCGACGGCTCGGGCGACACCATCCCGGTGGCCGGCGACGCGATCCTCGGCCTGCGCTTCGAGCGCGCGGCCGGCCACGACGGGAGCGGCGCCTCCATCGGCCCCGCCCGCGAGACCTTCGCGCTGCCCGGGGTCGTCCAGGTCGTCCGGGCCGGTGACTTCGAGGCGGTGCTCACGTTCGGCATCGGCCTGGCGCGCAAGGCCCCCTACCGCGTCTACACGCTCACCCGTCCGAGCCGGGTGGTCGTGGACATCGGGACGCCGCGCCGCACCGTGCCGGTGGGCGTCCACCTCCTCGACTCCCGCCGCTACGACGCCGGGCGGGAGCCGTACACCAGGGTGGTGCGGCGGCCGGTGGCGCCACCGGCCACCGCGCGCGGCGCGCTCCAGCGGCTGTTCGCCGGGCCGACCCGGGCGGAGTACGCCGCCGGGCTGCGCTTCGTCGCCTCGGGAGCCACCGGTTTCCGGTCCGTGGTCGTCCGCGGCGGGGTCGCCCACGTGCGGCTCACCGGCGCCGTCGGCAGCGGCGGGTCGGCGTTCACCGTCGCGGACGAGATCATGCCCACGCTCAAGCGGCTGCCCGGCATTCACTGGGTGAAGATCTACGACGCCTCGGGCCGCACCCAGCACCCGGCAGGCCGCTCCGACTCCGTCCCGGAGAGCCTGGAGCCCTGA
- a CDS encoding GH12 family glycosyl hydrolase domain-containing protein: MRIRMITASLAMLGSVAASLVVGQAAHADTVICDKYGSTTVQNGKYVVINNVWGSSATQCINVTNNGFTVTQAQHNNTGGTPAAYPAIYAGCHYANCSTNSGLPLQASNSQFNTVQTSVSMSYPGSGIYDAAYDIWFDPTPRKDGQNTGAEIMVWLNHTGSVQPVGSRVGTANIAGANWDVWFGNIGWNVISYVRTSATNSISFAVRDFYDDTVNRGYGQRSWYLTSVQAGFEPWVGGAGLAVNNFSYSIGGSVPTSTPTSTPTNPGNGGGCKVKYTKNEWQGGFTADVTVTPSSAVNNWTVGFNFPNGQKITSGWNATVTQNGSSVTAKNLSYNGSVGAGGSISFGFQGTWSGSNGNPTGFTLNGTACTNA, encoded by the coding sequence ATGAGGATACGAATGATCACGGCGAGCCTCGCCATGCTCGGCTCCGTCGCCGCGTCGCTCGTCGTCGGTCAGGCGGCGCACGCAGACACGGTGATCTGCGACAAGTACGGCAGTACCACCGTCCAGAACGGTAAGTACGTCGTCATCAACAACGTGTGGGGCAGCAGCGCCACGCAGTGCATCAACGTCACGAACAACGGCTTCACGGTGACGCAGGCGCAGCACAACAACACGGGCGGCACCCCGGCGGCCTACCCGGCCATCTACGCCGGCTGCCACTACGCCAACTGCTCCACCAACAGCGGCCTGCCTCTCCAGGCGAGCAACAGCCAGTTCAACACCGTGCAGACCAGCGTCAGCATGAGCTACCCGGGCTCCGGGATCTACGACGCGGCGTACGACATCTGGTTCGACCCCACGCCGCGCAAGGACGGCCAGAACACCGGTGCCGAGATCATGGTGTGGCTCAACCACACCGGATCCGTGCAGCCCGTCGGATCCCGCGTCGGCACCGCCAACATCGCCGGCGCCAACTGGGACGTCTGGTTCGGCAACATCGGCTGGAACGTCATCTCCTACGTGCGGACCTCGGCGACGAACTCGATCAGCTTCGCGGTGCGCGACTTCTACGACGACACGGTGAACCGGGGCTACGGCCAGCGGTCGTGGTACCTCACCAGCGTCCAGGCCGGATTCGAGCCCTGGGTGGGCGGCGCCGGCCTCGCGGTGAACAACTTCTCCTACAGCATCGGCGGCTCCGTCCCGACCTCGACGCCGACCTCCACGCCGACCAATCCGGGCAACGGCGGCGGCTGCAAGGTGAAGTACACGAAGAACGAGTGGCAGGGCGGCTTCACCGCCGACGTCACCGTCACCCCCTCCAGCGCGGTGAACAACTGGACCGTGGGCTTCAACTTCCCGAACGGTCAGAAGATCACCAGTGGCTGGAACGCCACCGTTACCCAGAACGGGTCCTCGGTCACCGCGAAGAACCTGTCGTACAACGGCTCGGTCGGCGCGGGCGGCAGCATCTCGTTCGGCTTCCAGGGCACCTGGAGCGGCTCGAACGGCAACCCGACCGGCTTCACGCTGAACGGCACCGCCTGCACCAACGCCTGA
- a CDS encoding alkaline shock response membrane anchor protein AmaP, with the protein MTTKPSRGKPSKGNRTGLTLFGLVLLAAGGLALARALGAFGDAAARRPVLDAGTTSFAATTPWFWPVTAVAGVVLALLGLAWLLALLRLDRPRRLRLESGASGVTEVDAYPASAALAEQVGAYPDVRRAHAVLRGSADEPHLDLGVSAVAPADLGALVTRLHEEAVPGLRTTLGLRRLPTLVRLRLASGRRTRVVH; encoded by the coding sequence GTGACGACGAAGCCGTCCAGAGGGAAGCCGTCCAAGGGAAACAGGACGGGCCTCACGCTGTTCGGGCTGGTCCTGCTGGCCGCGGGCGGCCTGGCGCTGGCGCGGGCGCTCGGGGCCTTCGGCGACGCCGCCGCGCGGCGGCCCGTGCTCGACGCGGGGACCACGTCCTTCGCGGCGACCACCCCCTGGTTCTGGCCGGTGACGGCCGTGGCCGGCGTGGTGCTCGCGCTCCTGGGGCTGGCCTGGCTGCTCGCGCTGCTCCGGCTCGACCGGCCGCGGCGGCTGCGGCTGGAGTCGGGCGCCTCCGGCGTGACGGAGGTAGACGCCTACCCGGCGAGCGCGGCCCTGGCCGAGCAGGTCGGCGCGTACCCGGACGTGCGCAGAGCGCACGCCGTGCTGCGCGGCTCCGCCGACGAGCCGCATCTCGACCTCGGGGTCTCCGCCGTCGCGCCGGCCGACCTCGGGGCGCTGGTCACCCGGCTGCACGAGGAGGCCGTCCCCGGCCTGCGCACCACCCTCGGGCTGCGCCGTCTCCCGACGCTGGTCCGGCTGCGCCTCGCCTCCGGCCGCCGTACGCGGGTGGTCCACTGA
- a CDS encoding DUF6286 domain-containing protein has translation MSEGGGRSERTPLFVPVRGFDGAGAERAFRPGRGLPAVVAALALLAIGVLTAVEVISALLGHPVGLVPYERVAGWARTTAWNDDRALAAAAALALIGLVLVLIAAVPGRGRLVALRTADPDLVVGVPRRALARVLSGAAGRVDGVRAAGARVRGWHADVSVRTDLRDTTVLRERVRAAAEREIARLAPAHPISLRVRVHGPG, from the coding sequence ATGAGCGAAGGCGGAGGCCGGTCTGAGAGGACCCCGCTCTTCGTGCCGGTGCGGGGATTCGACGGCGCGGGAGCCGAACGGGCCTTCCGGCCCGGCCGGGGACTGCCCGCCGTGGTCGCCGCGCTCGCGCTGCTGGCGATCGGCGTGCTGACCGCCGTCGAGGTGATCTCAGCGTTGCTCGGGCATCCCGTCGGGCTCGTGCCGTACGAGCGGGTGGCCGGGTGGGCGAGGACCACGGCGTGGAACGACGACCGGGCGCTCGCGGCGGCCGCCGCGCTGGCCCTGATCGGGCTGGTGCTGGTGCTGATCGCGGCCGTGCCCGGGCGGGGGCGGCTGGTGGCGCTGCGCACGGCCGACCCCGACCTGGTGGTCGGCGTGCCGCGCCGCGCGCTCGCGCGGGTGCTCAGCGGCGCGGCCGGCCGCGTGGACGGCGTGCGGGCGGCGGGCGCACGGGTGCGCGGATGGCACGCCGACGTGTCCGTCCGGACCGACCTGCGCGACACCACCGTCCTCCGGGAGCGCGTCCGCGCGGCGGCGGAGCGGGAGATCGCCCGGCTCGCGCCCGCTCACCCGATATCCCTGCGGGTCCGGGTCCACGGGCCCGGGTAG
- a CDS encoding Asp23/Gls24 family envelope stress response protein, with product MSVPAERGTTTISERALTKIVEQVVGEEERVTEPPHVSASLSGMIAAVRCDVIIRYPSPVRRVAGEIRERVRRRVRELTGVAVENVDIEVVGLVPEQRSGDERRRRPV from the coding sequence GTGAGCGTCCCGGCCGAGCGCGGCACGACGACGATCTCGGAGCGCGCGCTCACGAAGATCGTCGAGCAGGTGGTGGGCGAGGAGGAGCGCGTGACGGAGCCGCCGCACGTGTCGGCGTCCTTGAGCGGGATGATCGCGGCGGTCCGCTGCGACGTCATCATCCGCTACCCGTCGCCGGTGCGGCGGGTGGCCGGCGAGATCCGCGAGCGGGTCCGGCGGCGCGTCCGCGAACTCACCGGCGTCGCCGTGGAGAACGTGGACATCGAGGTCGTCGGGCTCGTGCCCGAGCAGAGGAGTGGCGATGAGCGAAGGCGGAGGCCGGTCTGA
- a CDS encoding Asp23/Gls24 family envelope stress response protein, whose protein sequence is MTETRTSSVTSEQAPVRPHGGQGGSSLMTERGRTTIADEVVAKIAGMAAREIEGVHEFGSAGVRAFGAIKGVLGAEDGVTKGVSVEVGERQAAADIHLVVEYGVAIPDLAQAVRGNVIRAVERMCGLEVTEVNIAVDDVHLPRQDSSAPADGEPRVQ, encoded by the coding sequence ATGACCGAGACCAGAACGTCGTCCGTGACCTCTGAGCAGGCCCCCGTCCGACCGCATGGAGGCCAGGGCGGCTCCAGCCTGATGACCGAGCGCGGGCGCACCACCATCGCGGACGAGGTGGTCGCCAAGATCGCCGGGATGGCCGCCCGCGAGATCGAAGGCGTCCACGAGTTCGGCTCCGCCGGGGTCCGCGCGTTCGGGGCGATCAAGGGCGTGCTCGGCGCGGAGGACGGCGTCACCAAAGGGGTGTCGGTCGAGGTGGGCGAGCGGCAGGCGGCCGCCGACATCCATCTCGTCGTCGAGTACGGCGTCGCGATCCCCGACCTCGCGCAGGCCGTACGGGGCAACGTGATCCGCGCGGTGGAGCGCATGTGCGGGCTGGAGGTCACCGAGGTGAACATCGCCGTCGACGACGTCCATCTCCCCCGGCAGGACTCGTCGGCGCCCGCCGACGGGGAACCGCGGGTCCAGTGA
- a CDS encoding SRPBCC family protein: protein MTEETRERARESEETALPTQRLGQEVQNLLTAAAERALSGVAGRVDRMAGRLTEYVEHGGSGLLGAVTGRQANGGPGVISKLTGGQGGQGLLRSLADRLGATGGGGLLGTLTEALTEGGGGSHPVRAALFAYGKEKIKGLFGGGKGKGKGKKLKLTNIVESLDIGAPLRVVYNQWTQFEEWPSFMKKVETVEQKSDEKLGWKAQIWWSHRTWESTIVEQVPDSRIVWRSQGPKGWPDGSVTFHEITPEMTRVLLVIEYNPQGLFERIGNLWRAQGRRVRLEFKHFRRHVMTNTLLHADEIEGWRGEIRDSKVVKDHETALREEREEEEGEEAPEAAGEAAEEEAPEEGAEEGEEEAAEEEPEEEESPEELEEEEEEEGEEEEEEEERERAPARAEAGGRARARVVTRRRAPEREPEEREPEERRTTTRTRGARTAEPERHATRTPARRRAEGGGAAERGEGEQERGAEEAGEAEQPARRPVRRRRPQE, encoded by the coding sequence ATGACCGAGGAGACACGGGAACGGGCACGGGAATCGGAAGAGACCGCCCTCCCCACCCAGCGCCTGGGCCAGGAGGTCCAGAACCTGCTGACGGCCGCGGCGGAACGCGCGCTGTCCGGTGTGGCCGGGAGGGTCGACCGGATGGCCGGCCGTCTCACCGAATACGTGGAGCACGGCGGTTCCGGCCTGCTCGGCGCGGTCACCGGCAGGCAGGCGAACGGCGGTCCGGGGGTGATCAGCAAGCTGACCGGCGGCCAGGGTGGCCAGGGACTGCTGCGGTCACTCGCCGACCGCCTCGGCGCCACCGGCGGAGGCGGCCTGCTCGGCACCCTCACCGAGGCGCTGACCGAGGGCGGCGGCGGCAGCCACCCCGTACGCGCCGCCCTGTTCGCCTACGGCAAGGAGAAGATCAAGGGTCTGTTCGGTGGCGGCAAGGGCAAGGGCAAGGGCAAGAAGCTGAAGCTCACCAACATCGTCGAGTCGCTCGACATCGGCGCGCCCCTCCGCGTGGTCTACAACCAATGGACGCAGTTCGAGGAGTGGCCGAGCTTCATGAAGAAGGTCGAGACGGTCGAGCAGAAGTCCGACGAGAAGCTCGGGTGGAAGGCCCAGATCTGGTGGTCCCACCGTACGTGGGAGTCGACCATCGTCGAGCAGGTCCCCGACAGCAGGATCGTCTGGCGGTCGCAGGGACCCAAGGGCTGGCCGGACGGCTCGGTCACCTTCCACGAGATCACCCCCGAGATGACCCGGGTCCTGCTGGTGATCGAGTACAACCCGCAGGGCCTGTTCGAGCGCATCGGCAACCTGTGGCGGGCCCAGGGCCGCCGGGTCCGGCTGGAGTTCAAGCACTTCAGGCGGCACGTCATGACCAACACCCTGCTGCACGCCGACGAGATCGAGGGCTGGCGGGGCGAGATCCGCGACAGCAAGGTCGTCAAGGACCACGAGACGGCCCTCCGCGAGGAGCGCGAGGAGGAAGAGGGCGAAGAGGCTCCCGAAGCGGCCGGCGAGGCGGCGGAGGAGGAGGCCCCTGAAGAAGGCGCGGAAGAGGGCGAGGAAGAGGCCGCCGAGGAGGAGCCCGAAGAGGAAGAGTCCCCCGAGGAGCTCGAAGAGGAAGAGGAGGAGGAGGGCGAGGAAGAGGAAGAGGAAGAGGAGCGCGAGCGCGCTCCGGCCCGCGCCGAGGCGGGCGGACGGGCCAGGGCCCGGGTGGTCACCCGGAGGCGCGCGCCGGAGCGGGAACCCGAGGAACGGGAACCCGAGGAACGGCGGACCACCACCCGGACGCGCGGCGCCCGGACCGCAGAACCCGAGCGGCATGCCACCCGGACACCCGCACGGCGGCGTGCGGAGGGCGGCGGGGCGGCCGAGCGCGGCGAGGGCGAGCAGGAGCGCGGGGCCGAGGAGGCCGGCGAGGCCGAGCAGCCGGCGCGGCGCCCGGTCCGGCGCCGCCGGCCCCAGGAGTGA
- the gvpJ gene encoding gas vesicle protein GvpJ — translation MPGRSSGSGLADVIDTILDKGLVIDAYVRVSLVGIEILTIDVRVVVASVDTYLRFAEAVNRLDIASQQKGLPDLLSEAPRSIARGKSKGITQGVLEAAGEKLQDLMANHGEEPAPRARRRRREED, via the coding sequence ATGCCGGGCCGATCGTCGGGATCCGGCTTGGCGGACGTCATCGACACGATCCTGGACAAGGGCCTCGTGATCGACGCCTACGTGCGAGTGTCGCTGGTCGGGATCGAGATCCTGACGATCGACGTGCGGGTCGTGGTCGCGAGCGTCGACACCTATCTCCGCTTCGCGGAGGCGGTCAACCGGCTCGACATCGCGTCCCAGCAGAAGGGACTGCCCGACCTCCTGTCGGAGGCGCCGCGGAGCATCGCCCGCGGCAAGTCCAAGGGCATCACGCAGGGCGTGCTGGAGGCGGCCGGGGAGAAGCTGCAGGACCTCATGGCGAACCATGGGGAGGAACCCGCTCCGCGGGCCCGCCGCCGGCGACGGGAGGAGGACTGA
- a CDS encoding GvpL/GvpF family gas vesicle protein: MSRSIRESGPGDRAEARPDVACYVYGILPEDVEISEDATGIGDPPAKVRIVRHGEIAALVSDVAVDRPLGRAHDLVAHEQLLDDAAAEVPVLPLRFGAVMTTPEAVVDELLAPHHDSFATALKQIEGRSQFVLKARYAEQPVLIEVLSENAEARQLRDRIRQLPEEVTRSERMRLGELITHVIAAKREADTQAVVDRFEPVTAGVVVREPSHERDAAHVAFLVENDRRDDFERAVEELRGDWGARVEVLLRGPMAPYDFVVS; encoded by the coding sequence ATGTCCCGCTCCATCAGGGAGTCCGGACCCGGTGACCGCGCCGAGGCCCGTCCGGACGTCGCGTGCTACGTCTACGGCATCCTCCCCGAGGACGTCGAGATCAGCGAAGACGCCACCGGAATCGGCGATCCCCCGGCCAAGGTCCGGATCGTCCGGCACGGCGAGATCGCCGCGCTGGTCAGCGACGTCGCGGTGGACCGCCCGCTCGGCCGGGCGCACGACCTCGTGGCCCACGAGCAACTCCTCGACGACGCCGCCGCCGAGGTCCCCGTGCTCCCCCTGCGGTTCGGCGCCGTGATGACCACGCCGGAGGCGGTCGTGGATGAACTGCTGGCCCCGCACCACGACTCCTTCGCGACGGCGCTCAAGCAGATCGAGGGCCGTTCGCAGTTCGTCCTCAAGGCGCGGTACGCCGAGCAGCCGGTGCTGATCGAGGTGCTGTCGGAGAACGCCGAGGCCAGACAGCTGCGTGACCGGATCAGGCAGCTGCCGGAAGAGGTGACGCGGAGCGAACGGATGCGGCTCGGCGAGCTGATCACGCACGTCATCGCCGCCAAGCGGGAGGCCGACACCCAGGCGGTCGTCGACCGGTTCGAGCCCGTCACCGCGGGGGTGGTCGTCCGGGAGCCCAGTCACGAACGCGACGCCGCGCACGTGGCGTTCCTCGTGGAGAACGACCGCCGCGACGACTTCGAGCGGGCCGTCGAGGAGTTGCGCGGCGACTGGGGCGCCCGGGTGGAGGTTCTCCTGCGCGGGCCGATGGCGCCGTACGACTTCGTCGTCAGCTGA
- a CDS encoding gas vesicle protein GvpG, whose amino-acid sequence MGLVSMLFTWPLAPVHGVVRLAELIQQQVEHELKDPAAVRRRLEAVEEARRSGQISEEEEAQAVEEILRLMSGTRRG is encoded by the coding sequence GTGGGACTGGTCAGTATGTTGTTCACCTGGCCGCTCGCCCCGGTCCACGGAGTCGTCCGGCTGGCCGAGCTGATCCAGCAGCAGGTCGAGCACGAACTGAAGGACCCCGCGGCGGTGCGGCGGCGGCTGGAGGCCGTCGAGGAGGCCAGGCGCTCGGGACAGATCTCCGAAGAGGAGGAGGCCCAGGCCGTGGAGGAGATCCTGCGCCTCATGAGCGGCACGCGGAGAGGGTGA
- the gvpO gene encoding gas vesicle protein GvpO, translating to MPPRGKDRFDEDTGEEEPRRRRPLNAASAGRLGLRYIADLTSKDTEGITMVEPLEDGWVVDVEVVEDRRIPSSSDMLSTYEVQVDDDGDLLSYRRTRTYRRGTGAFGGGV from the coding sequence GTGCCTCCGCGGGGCAAAGACCGCTTCGACGAGGACACCGGCGAGGAGGAGCCGCGCCGGCGGCGCCCGCTGAACGCGGCCTCGGCCGGTCGGCTCGGCCTGCGGTACATCGCCGACCTGACCTCCAAGGACACCGAGGGGATCACGATGGTGGAACCCCTGGAGGACGGCTGGGTGGTCGACGTCGAGGTCGTCGAGGACCGCAGGATCCCGTCCTCCAGCGACATGCTGTCGACCTACGAGGTGCAGGTCGACGACGACGGCGACCTCCTGTCCTACCGTCGCACCCGGACCTACCGGCGCGGCACGGGCGCGTTCGGCGGTGGCGTATGA
- a CDS encoding gas vesicle protein, with product MTDPRSRPVLRESYAPPSAMPRESTNLGDILERVLDRGIVIAGDIRVNLLDIELLTIKLRLVIASVDTAREIGIDWWERDPWLSGKDRELVEENRHLRERLTAVEERLLAWEDRAELEPGESRYERPGDNADTASGTAATRGAPGTSAARRPARPRGTPRDTERDRD from the coding sequence ATGACCGATCCCCGCTCGCGTCCCGTGCTGCGGGAGTCGTACGCGCCGCCGTCCGCGATGCCCCGCGAGTCGACCAACCTGGGCGACATCCTGGAGCGGGTGCTCGACCGGGGCATCGTGATCGCGGGCGACATCCGGGTGAACCTGCTGGACATCGAGCTGCTGACGATCAAGCTGCGGTTGGTCATCGCCTCGGTCGACACCGCCCGGGAGATCGGCATCGACTGGTGGGAACGCGACCCGTGGCTCAGCGGCAAGGACCGGGAACTGGTCGAGGAGAACCGCCACCTCCGCGAACGCCTCACCGCGGTCGAGGAACGCCTGCTCGCCTGGGAGGACCGGGCGGAGCTGGAACCGGGCGAGAGCCGGTACGAGCGCCCCGGCGACAACGCGGACACCGCGTCCGGAACCGCCGCGACCCGTGGGGCGCCCGGAACCTCCGCCGCCCGGCGGCCGGCGCGCCCGCGCGGCACCCCGCGCGATACGGAGCGCGACCGTGACTGA
- a CDS encoding GvpL/GvpF family gas vesicle protein, translated as MTDHAPADATRPPPGPAGTPRAGGAGGAGGAGPVAGPGQGVYLYAVTPAGTTPYDQHGGEAPDTGGSEGGVVGGVGGGSEGGAVGADLRGVGGGAVRPVARGGLVAHVSDVPLDEFGEEPLRRHLEDLDWVEAVARAHHAVVEALAEAGPAAPVRLVTVYTGEDQVRALLDRRHDDFAEILAHVAGRREWGVKAYLRRETAQPATTPPERSAPSPARASSAEPEGGGPGAAYLRRRKESLRGREDLWRAAAERAEGLHAALERLAVASRRHRPQDPRLSGRSESMLLNGAYLVDPAREEEFAAVVAAHRGGFLDVEITGPWAPYSFTMIELGTDRDGGVR; from the coding sequence GTGACTGACCACGCTCCCGCCGACGCGACCCGGCCGCCGCCCGGCCCGGCGGGCACACCGCGCGCCGGCGGCGCGGGCGGGGCGGGCGGCGCGGGGCCTGTCGCGGGTCCCGGACAGGGCGTCTACCTGTACGCGGTGACGCCCGCCGGCACGACGCCGTACGACCAGCACGGCGGCGAGGCCCCGGACACGGGCGGCTCGGAAGGCGGCGTGGTGGGTGGCGTGGGGGGCGGCTCGGAAGGCGGCGCGGTGGGCGCCGATCTGCGAGGTGTGGGCGGTGGTGCGGTGCGGCCGGTCGCCCGGGGTGGTCTCGTGGCCCATGTCAGCGACGTGCCGCTCGACGAGTTCGGCGAGGAGCCGCTGCGGCGGCACCTGGAGGACCTCGACTGGGTGGAGGCGGTCGCCCGCGCCCATCACGCGGTCGTCGAGGCGCTGGCCGAGGCCGGGCCGGCCGCTCCCGTGCGCCTCGTGACCGTCTACACCGGCGAGGATCAGGTGCGTGCCCTGCTCGATCGGCGGCACGACGACTTCGCCGAGATCCTCGCCCACGTGGCGGGGCGCCGGGAGTGGGGCGTCAAGGCCTACCTGCGCCGCGAGACGGCCCAGCCCGCGACCACTCCCCCGGAGCGGTCCGCGCCGTCCCCGGCCCGCGCCTCGTCTGCCGAGCCGGAGGGCGGCGGTCCCGGCGCGGCGTACCTCCGCCGCCGCAAGGAGAGCCTGCGGGGCAGGGAGGACCTGTGGCGCGCGGCCGCCGAGCGGGCGGAAGGACTGCACGCCGCGCTGGAGCGGCTCGCCGTGGCGAGCCGCCGGCACCGGCCGCAGGATCCCCGGCTGTCCGGAAGGAGCGAGTCGATGCTGCTGAACGGCGCCTATCTCGTGGACCCGGCGCGCGAGGAGGAGTTCGCCGCCGTGGTCGCCGCCCACCGCGGCGGGTTCCTGGACGTCGAGATCACCGGCCCGTGGGCGCCGTACTCGTTCACCATGATCGAGCTCGGGACGGATCGGGACGGAGGCGTCCGGTGA
- a CDS encoding gas vesicle protein, with protein MTPDGLPPYAPERSPGRVLAAEGRLPPERVALVDILDRLLAGGVVIAGDIVLSIADIDLVRISLRALLGSVRGTEPFDPLGQPYAERGREAGHLRTEHREGEDDRYGW; from the coding sequence GTGACCCCGGACGGCCTGCCGCCGTACGCGCCGGAGCGGTCGCCGGGCAGGGTCCTCGCCGCCGAGGGCCGCCTGCCGCCCGAGCGCGTGGCGCTCGTCGACATTCTCGACCGGCTGCTCGCCGGCGGCGTGGTGATCGCCGGTGACATCGTGCTGTCGATCGCCGACATCGACCTCGTCCGCATCTCCCTGCGGGCGCTGCTCGGCTCCGTACGCGGCACCGAGCCCTTCGATCCGCTCGGTCAGCCGTACGCGGAGAGAGGGCGGGAGGCCGGCCACCTCCGCACGGAACATCGGGAGGGAGAAGATGACCGCTACGGGTGGTGA
- a CDS encoding gas vesicle protein K, translated as MTATGGEAGKSPWDAFADDPADSPAGGPANGSANAAGPWRVGAVPGTAGAEERSRNPRAGPDAWRLNTDPEAVRRDLSRLVLTLVELIRQLVERQCVRRMDQGDLSDEQIETLGLTLMRLEEAMTELCERFGLSPSDLNLDLGPLGTLLPTDTP; from the coding sequence ATGACCGCTACGGGTGGTGAGGCCGGGAAGAGCCCGTGGGACGCCTTCGCCGACGACCCGGCGGACAGCCCGGCAGGCGGTCCGGCGAACGGCTCGGCGAACGCCGCGGGCCCGTGGCGGGTGGGCGCCGTGCCCGGGACGGCCGGAGCCGAGGAGCGGAGCCGGAACCCGCGCGCCGGGCCGGACGCCTGGCGCCTCAACACCGATCCCGAGGCGGTGCGGCGCGACCTGAGCCGGCTCGTGCTGACGCTCGTCGAGCTGATCCGCCAGCTTGTGGAGCGGCAGTGCGTGCGGCGGATGGACCAGGGCGATCTTTCCGACGAGCAGATCGAGACGCTGGGCCTGACGCTGATGCGCCTGGAGGAGGCGATGACCGAGCTGTGCGAGCGGTTCGGCCTGTCCCCCTCCGACCTCAATCTCGATCTCGGCCCCCTCGGCACGCTGCTGCCCACGGACACCCCGTGA